In Triticum urartu cultivar G1812 chromosome 6, Tu2.1, whole genome shotgun sequence, the following proteins share a genomic window:
- the LOC125515153 gene encoding protein LAZ1 homolog 2-like isoform X1, whose amino-acid sequence MTSNGSSSFQGFYRNLHTPAVLIGAGFVLVALLISLWLILQHLRSYRNPSEQKWIIAVLFMVPVYASESIISLWHSEFSLACDILRNCYEAFALYAFGRYLVACLGGERQVVGLLEKERMEELSEQLLESQEKAKNRNQSRLRDFFCDPNAMGESLYTIIKFGLVQYMILKTFCAFLAFILELFGAYGDGEFKWNYGYPYIALVINFSQTWALYCLVKFYNATHERLQAIRPLAKFISFKAIVFATWWQGIGITIICHTGLLPKEGKVQNGIQDFLICIEMAIAAIAHAFVFGVEPYQHIPVHDREHREVAHEESKMELRVDVDDGSNAVPATVEQKETNVKTPGTSIRESVEDVVLGGGHHVVKDVALTISQAMEPVEKGAWKIQETFHHVSLKPEDKKKPDVEVEERVTENVVDNGEAVAVDAEVEVETRVKDKGDGSGSMERLKSKE is encoded by the exons ATGACATCGAATGGATCCTCTAGCTTCCAGGGGTTCTACAGGAACCTCCACACCCCGGCGGTGCTCATCGGAGCCGGGTTCGTGCTCGTCGCGCTGCTCATCTCGCTCTGGCTCATACTGCAGCACCTTAGATCCTACAGAAACCCTTCG GAGCAGAAATGGATCATAGCTGTCTTGTTTATGGTGCCTGTATATGCGTCTGAATCT ATAATATCGCTGTGGCATTCGGAATTCTCCTTGGCCTGTGATATATTGCGGAATTGTTATGAAGCATTTGCTTTGTATGCCTTTGGACGATACTTGGTTGCATGCCTGG GGGGAGAACGGCAGGTTGTTGGCCTGCTTGAAAAAGAAAGAATGGAAGAGCTAAGTGAACAGTTGCTTGAGAGTCAAGAGAAGGCAAAAAATCGTAATCAAAGTAGACTGCGCGACTTCTTTTGCGATCCTAATGCAATGGGGGAGAGCTTATACACAATTATAAAATTCGGCCTTGTGCAATAT ATGATTCTGAAGACATTCTGTGCTTTCTTGGCATTTATCTTGGAGCTTTTTGGAGCATATGGAGATGGTGAATTCAAGTGGAACTATGG ATACCCTTACATCGCTCTTGTCATAAATTTCAGCCAGACATGGGCACTGTACTGTCTGGTGAAATTTTACAATGCAACGCATGAAAGGCTGCAGGCAATAAGGCCGCTAGCCAAGTTCATAAGTTTCAAGGCCATTGTATTCGCCACTTGGTGGCAGGGAATCGGAATCACAATCATCTGCCATACGGGGCTCCTGCCTAAGGAGGGCAAGGTGCAAAATGGGATTCAAGACTTTCTGATTTGTATCGAG ATGGCTATCGCGGCCATCGCACATGCTTTTGTCTTCGGGGTGGAGCCGTACCAGCACATCCCGGTCCATGACCGTGAGCACAGGGAGGTGGCCCATGAGGAGAGCAAAATGGAGTTGAGGGTCGATGTCGATGATGGCAGCAATGCCGTGCCAGCTACCGTGGAGCAAAAAGAGACAAATGTCAAGACTCCAGGAACAAGCATCAGAGAGAGCGTTGAGGATGTCGTTCTGGGTGGTGGCCACCAT GTCGTCAAGGATGTGGCCCTGACCATCTCACAGGCAATGGAGCCTGTGGAGAAAGGCGCCTGGAAGATCCAGGAAACCTTCCACCACGTCTCGCTGAAGCCGGAGGACAAGAAGAAACCCGACGTCGAGGTGGAGGAGCGTGTCACCGAGAATGTAGTGGACAACGGCGAAGCTGTCGCGGTTGATGCGGAGGTGGAGGTCGAAACAAGGGTGAAAGACAAGGGTGATGGCAGCGGATCTATGGAGAGGTTGAAATCAAAAGAATAA
- the LOC125515153 gene encoding protein LAZ1 homolog 2-like isoform X2: protein MTSNGSSSFQGFYRNLHTPAVLIGAGFVLVALLISLWLILQHLRSYRNPSEQKWIIAVLFMVPVYASESIISLWHSEFSLACDILRNCYEAFALYAFGRYLVACLGGERQVVGLLEKERMEELSEQLLESQEKAKNRNQSRLRDFFCDPNAMGESLYTIIKFGLVQYMILKTFCAFLAFILELFGAYGDGEFKWNYGQTWALYCLVKFYNATHERLQAIRPLAKFISFKAIVFATWWQGIGITIICHTGLLPKEGKVQNGIQDFLICIEMAIAAIAHAFVFGVEPYQHIPVHDREHREVAHEESKMELRVDVDDGSNAVPATVEQKETNVKTPGTSIRESVEDVVLGGGHHVVKDVALTISQAMEPVEKGAWKIQETFHHVSLKPEDKKKPDVEVEERVTENVVDNGEAVAVDAEVEVETRVKDKGDGSGSMERLKSKE from the exons ATGACATCGAATGGATCCTCTAGCTTCCAGGGGTTCTACAGGAACCTCCACACCCCGGCGGTGCTCATCGGAGCCGGGTTCGTGCTCGTCGCGCTGCTCATCTCGCTCTGGCTCATACTGCAGCACCTTAGATCCTACAGAAACCCTTCG GAGCAGAAATGGATCATAGCTGTCTTGTTTATGGTGCCTGTATATGCGTCTGAATCT ATAATATCGCTGTGGCATTCGGAATTCTCCTTGGCCTGTGATATATTGCGGAATTGTTATGAAGCATTTGCTTTGTATGCCTTTGGACGATACTTGGTTGCATGCCTGG GGGGAGAACGGCAGGTTGTTGGCCTGCTTGAAAAAGAAAGAATGGAAGAGCTAAGTGAACAGTTGCTTGAGAGTCAAGAGAAGGCAAAAAATCGTAATCAAAGTAGACTGCGCGACTTCTTTTGCGATCCTAATGCAATGGGGGAGAGCTTATACACAATTATAAAATTCGGCCTTGTGCAATAT ATGATTCTGAAGACATTCTGTGCTTTCTTGGCATTTATCTTGGAGCTTTTTGGAGCATATGGAGATGGTGAATTCAAGTGGAACTATGG CCAGACATGGGCACTGTACTGTCTGGTGAAATTTTACAATGCAACGCATGAAAGGCTGCAGGCAATAAGGCCGCTAGCCAAGTTCATAAGTTTCAAGGCCATTGTATTCGCCACTTGGTGGCAGGGAATCGGAATCACAATCATCTGCCATACGGGGCTCCTGCCTAAGGAGGGCAAGGTGCAAAATGGGATTCAAGACTTTCTGATTTGTATCGAG ATGGCTATCGCGGCCATCGCACATGCTTTTGTCTTCGGGGTGGAGCCGTACCAGCACATCCCGGTCCATGACCGTGAGCACAGGGAGGTGGCCCATGAGGAGAGCAAAATGGAGTTGAGGGTCGATGTCGATGATGGCAGCAATGCCGTGCCAGCTACCGTGGAGCAAAAAGAGACAAATGTCAAGACTCCAGGAACAAGCATCAGAGAGAGCGTTGAGGATGTCGTTCTGGGTGGTGGCCACCAT GTCGTCAAGGATGTGGCCCTGACCATCTCACAGGCAATGGAGCCTGTGGAGAAAGGCGCCTGGAAGATCCAGGAAACCTTCCACCACGTCTCGCTGAAGCCGGAGGACAAGAAGAAACCCGACGTCGAGGTGGAGGAGCGTGTCACCGAGAATGTAGTGGACAACGGCGAAGCTGTCGCGGTTGATGCGGAGGTGGAGGTCGAAACAAGGGTGAAAGACAAGGGTGATGGCAGCGGATCTATGGAGAGGTTGAAATCAAAAGAATAA